The Hymenobacter sp. DG25A nucleotide sequence ACGGGGCGCGCTGCCAGCCACAGCTTTCCAATAAGGCTGTTCCGGCTGCTTGCGGAACCAAGGGCGGGAATACCAACGGTTGGTTCCCAAAATCAGCTTCCAATGCCCGCACCAGGCGGGTACCCCAGCCCTGCCGGCGGCTGGCCGGCGCTACCAGCAAGCAAAGTACTACCGCCTTATCTGCTTCCGGGCGTACCAGCGCGTAGGCGTGTTCCAGCAGCCGGAACGCCCTGCTGGGCCGCGTTACCGCCGCAAGCGTTTCAGGCGCCAGCATCCAGGGCAGGTTGGCGTCGCCATGCACCTGAACTTGCTGCGCCAGCTGCAGGGGGTCTATTTCGATGAGCTTTTCCGACGCGGGAGTTGGTGCGCTTACCTCCCGACGGAAGCCCGGCAACTCCCGAATACGCACAAAGCCCAGACGTTCATATAACCGTATGGCAGGCTCATTAACGGTAAATACCTCCAGCAGCATAGACTGGTCGCCGCGGGCGCGGGCCTCTTCCAGGGCCGTTTGCAGCATGATCTTGCCCAGCCCCTGGTGGCGGAATTCTCTCACCAAACCCATGGCCGCCACCCGGCTCTGCCAGCCCCGGCGGGAAATAAACACTACGCCTACCAACGCTTCTCCCTGAAACCACAACCGGCTGGCGGCCGGGTCCAGATGTTCCCCGCGGAAACGACGCTCAAACGAGGCTGCATCAAAGTGCATCGGCACGAAATACTCCTCAAATGAGCGGTTCATAGCCTCCGCCACCTGGGCCGAAGGGAATTCCAGTACGGGGCGGGCGGTGAGGTTTCTGGCGGCTACCGGTGTAGACATGCGTAGCGGGTTAATTTATCGCCACAGACACCATTAAGCCGGCAAGGGTTGCCTGTTTGTCGCTTCTTGAAATATGAACGCCTATTAAATGCCTTCCATCAAGGCCAAAATATTCATTAACCAACAAATGCCTCCTAGCACCAATAGAACAATTTGCCGGCTACTGAATTGCCTTTGCTCTGTTGCAAAAATTTCCTTTCTCTGATATAAAGCAGTATTGAACAACTGATGAGCTGACACCAGAAAACCAAAGGCTCCCACAGCAATAATCCAGAATGGATCTGGCAAGCGGCTGAAAAGTGAAATGATTATATAACCAGTAGCCAAGCCTCCAGGATTAAATGAGCTGGTATCGTAGGTGGGCTCCGCAAACTGTCTGATATCTTTCAGCAGTTGGTAAACAGTTATCAAACTAAATATAGCCCGCGGGACGGGCCATATATCCGATTGGTGAAGCTGCTTAAAGAACCGCCACGTTTTATACTGCCACCATAAACTATATGCCCCAAAAGTGGCAACACAAAGCAGAACAAACTTATTATTATTAATATAACGCTGTTCTTCAATCGATAAATAAAACTCAGAAGAAGGCAAGGAGTAACTATGCTCCATTTAAGGAAAGGCTATTGAATGAAATGGATAATTAAAGCAGGAAACTTATTATACAAGCTAATTCAATTAAATACGGTTTTTAATTCCGCACGGCAATCATCAGCCCCAGCTCCTTGTAGCGCATATTAAATTTCTTGGCGATGGTGGAGTTGGTGAGGGAGCCTTTGTAGGCGTACACGCCGGAGCGGAAATGCTCGTTGGTGAACAGCACCTCATTTATGCCGCCGTGCTCACTGATTTCCTGCAGAATGGGCGTAAAAATGTTGCTTAGCGCATTGGTAGCGGTGCGCGGTACCCGGGAGGCAATGTTGGGCACGCAGTAATGCACCACGTCGTACTTGCGGAACACGGGCTTGCTGTGGGTGGTAATCTCGCTGGTTTCAAAGCAGCCGCCCTGGTCAATGCTCACATCAATTATCACGGAGCCCGGCGACATAGAAGCCACCACTTCCTCGGATACCATGAAGGGTACGCGGCCTTCCTCGGCATTTAGGGCACCAATGACCACGTCGGCGCGGCGGATCTGCTGGCTGAGCACGAAGGTGTCCAGGGTGCTAGTGTAGAGTTGGGTACCCAGGTTTTGCTTGAGGCGCCGCAGTTTGTAGAGGTGGTTGTCGAACACCTTCACCTCAGCGCCCAGCCCGGTGGCGGCGCGGGCGGCGTATTCGGCCACGGTACCGGCCCCCAGAATCACTACCTGGGAAGGCGGCACGCCCGTAATTCCGCCCAGGATAACGCCTTTGCCCTCGCTGGAACGGGCCAGATACTCGGCGGCTACCAGCATGACCGTGGAGCCCGCAATTTCGCTCATGGCCCGCACCACCGGCTTGGCGCCCGAGGGGTCCTTGATCAGCTCAAAGCTGATGGCGTTAATTTTCTTGCGGAGGATGGAGGTAATGTAGTCGGCGGTGAGGGAGCCGAACTGCAGGGCCGACATAAGCGTTTGACCGGCACGCAGGTAATCAATTTCAATGGCGGTGGGCGGGGCTACTTTCAGCACCAAATCAGCCTCAAACACCTCTTTGGCGGTGTAGGCAATGGATGCCCCGGCTTCGGAATAGTCGTGGTCGGAGTACTTGCTGGGCTCCCCGGCCCCGCTTTCCATGATGATGTCGTGGCCGGCTTCTACCAGGTGCTTCACGGCTTCCGGCGTCAGGCAGATGCGGTTTTCCTGCAGGGAGGTTTCGCGCGGCAGCCCGATAAACAGCTTGCGCCGCCGCGTTTCCACAGCCAGCATGGATTCCTGGGTGAAGTAAGCGCGGCTGGTAGCCAGCGACTCAAATCCGGGGGGCACTGCGTCGGGCATTCTATTCAGATTAATAATTAAGAATTACCAGGGCAGAAGAAGCCTCTAATCATCGGTTCACCCATCACAACATCCGCCCAGCACCCGATAATCAACACGTCATTCTACCTCAGTAACTATTAATTGCCGTGAGTCCGGCCCCGTTACAACTAGCGTAACGAGCAACCGGTAAGGTGGCAGCAGGGTTTCCACCCGGCTGGGCCACTCTATCAGGCAAAGATAGCCAGAATCGAAGTACTCCAATGCGCCCATGCGCAAGGCATCGGCGGGGTCATCTATCCGGTAGAAATCGAAGTGGTAAATGGGCTGATTCCGGCCGTTGCGGTACTCGTTTACCAGGGAGAAAGTGGGGCTGCTGATATCGTCCTGCACCCCCATATTTTCGCAGAGTGCTTTAATGAAAGTAGTTTTGCCGGCGCCCATCTCGCCCTCAAACAGGATAATGGTATGGTTGCCGAGGGCTTCGCGGAGCTGAGCGGCGGCGGCGGGCAGCGCGGCAAGGGAGGGAATATCAATCTGGAGCGGCATAACGCACTGGCTGGTTGCAGCTGCAAGTTTACGGAAGCCTGGCTCCCGGGCCCAATTCGCGGCCGTAAAACAATCCGGGAGGCTATTGGGTCCCGTTAATAGTGCGGCGGCCTGCCGGCGACGGAAGGTTCTTTTCCTTGCCGACGGCGCCGTATCTTTCGGTTCTTCCCTTCATCATGAAATACATTCAGGAAAAGCACCCGCTGGCTATTCGCTGGTTTCACTGGATCAACTTTCCGGTGCTGGCCCTCATGATCTGGAGCGGCCTCTGGATTTACTGGGCCAACGACGTGTACCGCATTGGCTGGGGCCGCACTACCCTGCTGAAGTTCTTCCCGCAGTCTTTCTACGAGGCCTTTACCATGGACCACAAGCTGGCCCAGGGCATGAGCTGGCATTTTGTCTTGATGTGGGTATTTGCCCTGAATGGCCTGCTGTACGTAGCCTACACCCTGTTTTCGGGTGAGTGGCGCTACCTGCTGCCCTCCCGCCACTCGTTCCGGGAAGCCTGGCAGGTGGTACTGCATGATCTGGGCATCCGGAAAGAGCCGCTGCCGGCGCGCAAGTTCAATGGGGCCCAGCAGCTTGCCTACACCGGAGTGGTGCTGATGGGAGCCGGCTCCCTGCTCACGGGCCTGGCTATTTTCCGGCCTACGCAGTTTTCCTGGCTTACCACTGCCCTGGGCGGCTACGAGTGGGCCCGCATCGAGCATTTCACCCTTACCATTGGCTACGTGCTGTTTTTTCTGATGCACGTGACCCAGGTAATGCGGGCGGGCTGGAATAATTTCTGGGCTATGGTAACCGGGTTTGAGGTGGTAAAAGCCCCCGCGCCGGGCCAGGCTTCTGCCGCATCTGATGTTACATCCCCTCCATCCTCTGCTGTATGAGCACTGCTGATAACACCCCCCGGCCGGTTGATGACGAGGAACTGCAGCGCCGCTCCCGCCGGGCTTTTCTCACCGCAGGCATTTCCGCACTGGCGGCCCTGGGCGGCTGGCGCTGGCTGGCCACGCGCCCCGATGAGGACGGCATCCCGTGGCCCCTGCGCCGGGTGCTGGAAGCCAATCAGCAGCTTTCCGAGGCTTATTTCAGCAATGCCCACCTAGCGCCGGTATTCCCCCGCAACCGGGCCCGTATGCCGCGCGTGAACGGCAAAGCCGGCCTGCGCACCCCACTGGATACCGCCGCCTGGAAGCTACGGGTAGAAGGCATAAGCCCCAGCGGCCAGCCCCAAACCCAGGAATTTACCCTGGACGATATCAAAGCCCTGCCGCGCGTGGAAATGACCACCGACCTGAAGTGCATTGAAGGCTGGAGCACCGTGGTGCACTGGGCCGGCGCCCGCTTCGCCGATTTTGTGGCCCGCTACCCGCTGGCCGGCCCTGCTGGGCAGCAGCTGCCCTTTGTGAGCCTGGTCACGCCCGATGAGCAGTATTATGTGGGGTTTGATATGGCCAGCGCCCTGCATCCGCAAACCCTGCTCTGCTACGAAATGAACGGCAAGCCGCTTACCCCGGAGCACGGGGCGCCCCTCCGACTGGTTTCGCCGGTGAAGTACGGCATCAAGAACATCAAGCGCATCGGCACCATCCGGTTTCAGCGTCAGCAACCCCGTGATTATTGGGCCGTGCGGGGCTACGACTGGTACGCCGGTTTATAGTTTCCCTGGCCGCCGAATTTTGTTTCCATCGGGCAACACGGCGTCAAGGCTTCTATATTTGTGCCCGAATTCGTAGCAACCCTCTCGTACTATGCAAGTTTCCCGGATGGCAGGCAGCCTCATTGGCTCCGAAATCATCAAAATTGGTAATGAAGTCAATGAAATGATCAAAAAGGGGGCGCAAATCTGCAACCTCACCATTGGCGACTTCGACCCCAGCATTTACCCCATCCCGCAGGAACTTGAAGCTGAAATTACCCAGGCGTACCAGGCCGGGCATACCAACTACCCCCCTGCCAACGGTATAGCCGAGCTGCGCCAGGCCGCCACGGCTTTCACGCAGGAGCACCTGGGCCTCAGCTACTCTCCCAATGATGTGCTGGTAGCCGGCGGCTCCCGCCCGCTCATTTACGCCACCTATCTGGCCCTCATCGACCCCGGCGACAAGGTGGTGTTCCCGATTCCTTCCTGGAACAACAACCACTACTGCCACCTGTCCGGTGCGCAGCCGGTGATGCTGGAAACCAGCCCCGAAAACAACTTCATGCCCACGGCGGAAGAAGTGGCCCCGCACCTGGCTGGCGCTACCCTGCTGGCCCTCTGCTCCCCGCTGAACCCCACGGGCACCGTTTTCTCCCGCGAAAACCTGGAAGCCATCTGCGACCTGGTCATAGCCGAAAACAAGCGCCGCGCCCCCGGCGAAAAGCCGCTCTACATCCTGTACGACCAGATCTACTGGATGCTCACCTTCGGCCAGACCAAGCACTACGACCCGGTAAACCTGCGCCCCGAGCTGCGCGACTACGTGGTGTACATCGACGGTATTTCCAAGTGCTTTGCCGCCACCGGCGTGCGCGTGGGCTATGCCTTCGGCCCCACCATGGTGATTGATAAAATGAAAGCCATTCTGGGCCACGTAGGAGCCTGGGCGCCTAAAGCCGAGCAGGTGGCCACGGCCCACTATCTCCAAAACGGACCGGCGGTTTCCCAGTTTGTGGCCGTCTTTAAGGAGAAAATCCAGCGGAGCCTGGAAGCCTTATATCAGGGCCTGCAGAACCTGAAAGCCGACGGTTACCCCGTGGATGCCATTGTGCCCATGGGCGCCATCTACCTCACGGCCAAGCTGGATGTATTGGGCAAAACCACGCCCGATGGCCGCGTGCTGGCTTCTACCAAAGAACTCACTTCCTACCTGATTGCCGAAGCCGGACTGGCCCTGGTACCGTTCAGTGCCTTTGGTACCTCGGATACGGCTCCCTGGTTCCGGATGTCCGTGGGTGGTGCTTCCTTGGAATCGATGGAAGCCGCCTTGCCGCGCCTGCGCGCCGCTCTGGACGCACTACGCTAGAAAAAATTACGCCGGCTGGCTGGGTCTGCTATGGCCCCGGCCAGCCGGTTTTATATCCCTATCTTCCCCATCCCATATTTCCCGGTATCTGCAGGTGCAGGTCCTTCTATGAGAAAACCGCTACTACTCTTTTATCTGCTTTTGCTGCCGCTGCTGGGTTATACCCAGCAAAAGGCAGATTCCATCCGCATTCCTCCCATGCGCCACGTAGAAATGGCCGATGTGGAGATAGTGCCGGAAGCGGTGAACGGGCGCGGCTGGCTGTTGCTCAACAAGGACATTCAGATGGAGCTGGACGGGGCCGTGCATAACCTCTACAATTTCAAGTTTGACCGGGCCGAAAAGCAGTTTCGCTCCCTGCGCCGCCGCTACCCCCAGCACCCCATGCCCTACTTTCTCCTGGGCCTGAGCACCTGGTGGAAAATGGTACCCAGCAACGCCCGCGACACCCGCTTCGACAAAGTGTTCTTGGCTTACATGGACACCGCCATTGTGTATGGGGAGCGGCAGTTTGATGCCGACGACACCAACTATGAAGCGGCCTTTTTTCTCTCGGCGGCTTATGGGTTTGATGCCCGTCTGAATGCCGAGCGCCGCAACTGGCGCCGGGCCGTACTCAGCAGCCGGCGCGCCCTTAACTACCTAAAAATTAGCCAGGAGGCCAACAGCCTGAGCCCGGAGTTCCTGTTTGGGCAGGCCCTGATGAACTACTACGCCGTCTGGATTCACGAGAAGTACCCACTGCTGCGGCCAGTGCTGCTATTTTTCCCGAAAGGCAACCGCAAGCTGGGGCTGGAGCAGCTGCGGCACGTGGCAACCAACGGGTTTTATACCAGCGGCGAGGCGCAGTTTTTCCTGCTGAAGGTGCTCTATAACGATGAGGAAGACCTGCCGGCCGCCTGGAAACTAGCCCGCCAGCTTTCTACCGAATTTCCGGATAATGCCTACTTCCAGCGGTTCTATAACCTAGTGTGCTTCCGGACCCAGAAAATGGCCGAATGTGAGCGGGTAAGCCAGGATATTCTGGATAAGATAAACCGCGGCATGCCCGGCTACGAGGGTATCAGCGGCAAGTATGCCGCCTACATCATGGGGGCCATTATGCAGGGTAAGTACCGCGACGCCGACAAGGCTAAGGAGTACTTTCAGCGGTGCATTGTCTTTGCCGAAATGGCCGATGATACCAAAGGCGGCTTCTACGTCTCGGCGAATGCCAATCTGGCTTCCATGGCCCTGCTGGACAAAGATGTCATGGCTGCCCGCCGCTACTACCAAGTGGTGCTGGCCAAAGCCGACCCCGATTCTGATGCTTACAAGCAGGCTAAATCTTTCCTGAAATCCAGCAAAAGCTAGGTAAAACCTACTCTCTTTCTCAGCCCCGCGGCTTTTCCCTCCACTGGAAAGGCCGCGGGGTTTTTGTTTTTAGTGCTGATCAAAACGACTTATTGCTGCGCTTGGGTCATTTTTCCTCCTGTAACAAAAAATATTTGGCGCCTTAGGCAACTTCTATAACATATCATAGGTCTTGTGGGCAACTCCATTTTTCTACCATGCTCAGAAACGTCATTTTTTACTCTATTGATAAGGCCATCCGGCAGTACCGCAAGCTGGCGCAGGCCAACATTGACCGTGCTGGCATTGCCATTACCGTCGATCAGTGGCTGGTGCTGCAGGTCATTCGGGAGAAAGATGATGTGACCCAGATGGAAATTGCCGAGCAGGTTTTCAAGGACCAGGCCTCGGTGGCACGCATTATCCGCCTGCTTCTTAACCACGGGCTGCTCACGTCCGAAGCCCTGCCCGGCGACGGGCGCCGCAGCCGCCTGCGCGTGACAGCCGCCGGTGAAAAAACGCTGGCCGCCGTGGAGCCCATTGTGTTAAACAACCGCCAAATAGCCTTAAAGGGCATTTCTGAAGACGACCTGACGCTGCTTCGACATGTGCTTGACCGCATCTCCGCCAACTGTTCCACTCTCTCCTCTCACTAACATGAAAACAAAATTTCCTCTCTTTTCCGGTCGGGGCCTGGCGCTGGCCGGCCTCCTGCTGGGGTGGTCCTGGCAAAGCGCTGCTGCCCAAACGCCCGCCGGGGTAAGTGGTGCCCTGCTGGATGCCAAAGGCGCCGCCGTAGAATTTGCCACCGTAACGCTGCACCGAGCCGCCGATTCTGTGGTGGTGAAATCGGAGTTCAGCGACGATAAAGGGGCCTTCCGCCTGGAGGAGCCAGCGGCCGGGCGCTACCTGGTTTCGGTGGCCCAGTTGGGCTTTCAGCGGGCCTGGACCAAGCCTTTTGACGTGGCGGGCAGCCCGGTTGCCCTACCTACTATTACGCTGCAGGTGAGTGGGGCTACCACCCTGAAGGAAGTAGTAGTAGTGGGTCAGAAACCCTTGTATGAGCGCCAGGCCGACCGCACCGTGGTGAACGTGGAAGGCAGCACGCTGGCGGCCGGCAATACCACGCTGGACGTGCTGCGTCGCTCGCCCGGCGTAACGGTAGATGGCAACGATAATCTGGCCCTGCGCGGCAAACAGGGTCTTTTAGTCCTTATTGACGGCAAGCGCCAGCCCATGACAGGCTCAGAGCTGGCTGAATACCTGAAGTCGCTGCCTGCCGAGCAGCTGAAAAGCATTGAACTGATTACCAACCCACCCACCAAGTACGATGCCCAAGGCGGGGCCGGTATCATTGCCATCAACCTGAAAAAAGACCAACGCCAGGGCACGAATGGCACCGCCAACCTGAGCATCAGCCGAAGCCAATATACCAAGTGGAATGGCGGCCTCTCCATGAACTACCGGCAGAAAAAGGTAAACCTGTTTGGGTCTTATAACTATGCCGACCGCCAGGGCATGGCCAAGCTGGACATTCACCGCGACTTTTACGCCAACAGCGACGGGCAGCGCACCCTCACCGGCAGCAGCGACCAGACCAACCGCATGCGCCTGGGCACGCAAACTCACAGCTGGAAAGGCGGCCTGGACTACAACCTGACGGAAAACACGGTGCTGGGCGTGGTGGTGAGCGGGCTGGACAGCCGCAGCCCCAAGCAGCGCGGCCTCAACCGCACCTCTTTGTACGATGCCAATGGCCAGCTGATTACGGCCTACAACGCGGAAAGCCACCGAAACTTTCACTCGCCTAACAAAGCGGCCAACGTTAACTTCAAACACACCTTCGCCAACGACTCCAGCGGCAGCCGCGAGCTGACGGCCGATGTGGACTACGCCCGCTATGACGCCCGCCGTCTGCAGGACCTTTCCACACAGTTTGATGCCTCAGAACGCGGCCAGGATTACCTGCTGCAGGGCAACCAAACCGGGGAGCTCACCATTCAATCGGCGAAGGTGGATTATGTGCATCCGCTCTCCAAGCAAACGCGACTGGAAGCCGGGGCCAAGGCCAGCCAGGTTACCTCTGATAATGATGTGTTGTACACCAACACGGTGGCCGGAGAAACCACCGTGGACCCCAACCTGACGAACCGGTTTAAGTACGACGAGGAAATTTTGGCCGCCTATGTGAACGTGAATTACAGCTTCGCGAAGCTGAATATTCAGGCGGGCCTGCGCGGCGAGCAGACCAACGCTACCGGGCAGCAGGTGGTGAACAACGCTCATTTCGACCGCAACTATTTCCAGCTGTTCCCCAGCGCGGCGCTAAAGCAGACTATCAACGAGAAGAACGAGGTTTCACTGTCCATGAGCCGGCGCATAGACCGGCCTAACTACAGCCAGCTGAATCCCTTCCGCTACATCATCGACCCCACCACCTCGGGCTCCGGCAACCCTAATCTGCGCCCGCAAACCAGCTACAATGTGGAGCTGACTCATACGCTGCTGCAAAAATTCAGCACCGGGCTGAGCTACAGCATCACCAAAGACCCCATGATTGGAGTGGTGCAGCCCGAAACCGACAGCACCGTAGTTTCCACGCAGGTGAACCTGGGCAAGCAGTATTATTATGCCCTCACGCTCACGGCGCCCTTTGAGCCCATAAAAGGCTGGCAGCTGTACACTAACGCGGTGTTCTACTACAGCCGATTTGTGGGCAACCTGGCCGGTACCGCGCTGGATAAGGGTCGCCCGGCCTTCACGCTCAGCACCAACAGCAGCGTGGTACTTGGCAAAGGCTGGAGCGCCGATTTGAATGCCAGCTACCAGTCGCGGGAGCAGTACGGTTTCCTGGATGTGCGGCCTAACGGCCAGCTGGCGGCCGGAGTGCAGAAAAGCGTGCTGGACCGGAAAGGCACCATCAAGCTGAATGCTTCTGATATTCTGTTCACTAGCAAAACGCGCGCAACCTCGTCCTACGACAACTACGTGGAGCGGTTCTACCAGCGCCTCGACTCGCGCATGGTGACGCTTTCCTTTAACTACCGCTTCGGCAATGAGAAGCTGGCTCCTTCGCGGAAGCGCAGTGACGGCGCGGAGGATGAAAAGCGCCGGGCTGGCGGGCAGTAAGCTACACTCTTAGCCAAAAAGAAAGCGCGACCAGAAACCTGGTCGCGCTTTCTTTTTGAACCTGAAAGTTATCTTTTCTTACGCATGATCGGAACTCCAAAATCGTTTCTACCTGCCATGCGGTTTCCGTTGTAGAACAACCTGTTATACTCTACAAGATCAAAGCACTTTCCTTCCTTTATGCGGTATGTAATATCCAGGGTATCGGTATCCCTGGAAGTCAGCTGTAAATAAGCCCGTACATCATCATGGGAATTAAACGCTTGCCTGTTCGGGGACAAACTTACCCCATAGCCCCCCTCGTAAATTTCAGATTGCTCTACCGTGGAATAATTGGCAGTTCCGGCTACCAGCAGCCTGACCGAATCCGGGTGGTACTGCCCAGCCCCGGTGCCGATTAGATTATGGCCTTGCTGGTCCAGCACTACAAACCGAAGGGAGTCATCCATTGGCTCTATGTCGCTGCACTGGTCGCATCCAACTAGTAAAACCAGACTTAGCGCTAAAAGGGCAAAAGGCCACGTAATTTTCATTGTTTAATAAAAAAGACCGACAGCA carries:
- a CDS encoding molybdopterin-dependent oxidoreductase; this encodes MSTADNTPRPVDDEELQRRSRRAFLTAGISALAALGGWRWLATRPDEDGIPWPLRRVLEANQQLSEAYFSNAHLAPVFPRNRARMPRVNGKAGLRTPLDTAAWKLRVEGISPSGQPQTQEFTLDDIKALPRVEMTTDLKCIEGWSTVVHWAGARFADFVARYPLAGPAGQQLPFVSLVTPDEQYYVGFDMASALHPQTLLCYEMNGKPLTPEHGAPLRLVSPVKYGIKNIKRIGTIRFQRQQPRDYWAVRGYDWYAGL
- a CDS encoding outer membrane beta-barrel protein, with the protein product MKTKFPLFSGRGLALAGLLLGWSWQSAAAQTPAGVSGALLDAKGAAVEFATVTLHRAADSVVVKSEFSDDKGAFRLEEPAAGRYLVSVAQLGFQRAWTKPFDVAGSPVALPTITLQVSGATTLKEVVVVGQKPLYERQADRTVVNVEGSTLAAGNTTLDVLRRSPGVTVDGNDNLALRGKQGLLVLIDGKRQPMTGSELAEYLKSLPAEQLKSIELITNPPTKYDAQGGAGIIAINLKKDQRQGTNGTANLSISRSQYTKWNGGLSMNYRQKKVNLFGSYNYADRQGMAKLDIHRDFYANSDGQRTLTGSSDQTNRMRLGTQTHSWKGGLDYNLTENTVLGVVVSGLDSRSPKQRGLNRTSLYDANGQLITAYNAESHRNFHSPNKAANVNFKHTFANDSSGSRELTADVDYARYDARRLQDLSTQFDASERGQDYLLQGNQTGELTIQSAKVDYVHPLSKQTRLEAGAKASQVTSDNDVLYTNTVAGETTVDPNLTNRFKYDEEILAAYVNVNYSFAKLNIQAGLRGEQTNATGQQVVNNAHFDRNYFQLFPSAALKQTINEKNEVSLSMSRRIDRPNYSQLNPFRYIIDPTTSGSGNPNLRPQTSYNVELTHTLLQKFSTGLSYSITKDPMIGVVQPETDSTVVSTQVNLGKQYYYALTLTAPFEPIKGWQLYTNAVFYYSRFVGNLAGTALDKGRPAFTLSTNSSVVLGKGWSADLNASYQSREQYGFLDVRPNGQLAAGVQKSVLDRKGTIKLNASDILFTSKTRATSSYDNYVERFYQRLDSRMVTLSFNYRFGNEKLAPSRKRSDGAEDEKRRAGGQ
- the tsaE gene encoding tRNA (adenosine(37)-N6)-threonylcarbamoyltransferase complex ATPase subunit type 1 TsaE — translated: MPLQIDIPSLAALPAAAAQLREALGNHTIILFEGEMGAGKTTFIKALCENMGVQDDISSPTFSLVNEYRNGRNQPIYHFDFYRIDDPADALRMGALEYFDSGYLCLIEWPSRVETLLPPYRLLVTLVVTGPDSRQLIVTEVE
- a CDS encoding pyridoxal phosphate-dependent aminotransferase; this translates as MQVSRMAGSLIGSEIIKIGNEVNEMIKKGAQICNLTIGDFDPSIYPIPQELEAEITQAYQAGHTNYPPANGIAELRQAATAFTQEHLGLSYSPNDVLVAGGSRPLIYATYLALIDPGDKVVFPIPSWNNNHYCHLSGAQPVMLETSPENNFMPTAEEVAPHLAGATLLALCSPLNPTGTVFSRENLEAICDLVIAENKRRAPGEKPLYILYDQIYWMLTFGQTKHYDPVNLRPELRDYVVYIDGISKCFAATGVRVGYAFGPTMVIDKMKAILGHVGAWAPKAEQVATAHYLQNGPAVSQFVAVFKEKIQRSLEALYQGLQNLKADGYPVDAIVPMGAIYLTAKLDVLGKTTPDGRVLASTKELTSYLIAEAGLALVPFSAFGTSDTAPWFRMSVGGASLESMEAALPRLRAALDALR
- a CDS encoding cytochrome b/b6 domain-containing protein; protein product: MKYIQEKHPLAIRWFHWINFPVLALMIWSGLWIYWANDVYRIGWGRTTLLKFFPQSFYEAFTMDHKLAQGMSWHFVLMWVFALNGLLYVAYTLFSGEWRYLLPSRHSFREAWQVVLHDLGIRKEPLPARKFNGAQQLAYTGVVLMGAGSLLTGLAIFRPTQFSWLTTALGGYEWARIEHFTLTIGYVLFFLMHVTQVMRAGWNNFWAMVTGFEVVKAPAPGQASAASDVTSPPSSAV
- a CDS encoding GNAT family N-acetyltransferase, which gives rise to MSTPVAARNLTARPVLEFPSAQVAEAMNRSFEEYFVPMHFDAASFERRFRGEHLDPAASRLWFQGEALVGVVFISRRGWQSRVAAMGLVREFRHQGLGKIMLQTALEEARARGDQSMLLEVFTVNEPAIRLYERLGFVRIRELPGFRREVSAPTPASEKLIEIDPLQLAQQVQVHGDANLPWMLAPETLAAVTRPSRAFRLLEHAYALVRPEADKAVVLCLLVAPASRRQGWGTRLVRALEADFGNQPLVFPPLVPQAAGTALLESCGWQRAPLALYEMSCSLN
- a CDS encoding MarR family winged helix-turn-helix transcriptional regulator codes for the protein MLRNVIFYSIDKAIRQYRKLAQANIDRAGIAITVDQWLVLQVIREKDDVTQMEIAEQVFKDQASVARIIRLLLNHGLLTSEALPGDGRRSRLRVTAAGEKTLAAVEPIVLNNRQIALKGISEDDLTLLRHVLDRISANCSTLSSH
- a CDS encoding alanine dehydrogenase; the protein is MPDAVPPGFESLATSRAYFTQESMLAVETRRRKLFIGLPRETSLQENRICLTPEAVKHLVEAGHDIIMESGAGEPSKYSDHDYSEAGASIAYTAKEVFEADLVLKVAPPTAIEIDYLRAGQTLMSALQFGSLTADYITSILRKKINAISFELIKDPSGAKPVVRAMSEIAGSTVMLVAAEYLARSSEGKGVILGGITGVPPSQVVILGAGTVAEYAARAATGLGAEVKVFDNHLYKLRRLKQNLGTQLYTSTLDTFVLSQQIRRADVVIGALNAEEGRVPFMVSEEVVASMSPGSVIIDVSIDQGGCFETSEITTHSKPVFRKYDVVHYCVPNIASRVPRTATNALSNIFTPILQEISEHGGINEVLFTNEHFRSGVYAYKGSLTNSTIAKKFNMRYKELGLMIAVRN